The segment TTTAAAGAGGAGATTCCTTTGAAGAGAAGCCCTCTTGGAACTCCTGAGAACTTTGATCAAGTATCTGAAAATTGCTGAACatctacaaagaagaaactgtagTTCTCTGTGGCAATCAGAAGATGGAAGAGGGAGAGCAGGAAACATGGGACATGGGAAGACAAGAAGGAGCCAAGGAGATGTTACAAGGCTGAGGGCTGGTCAGGATCTTAAAAAATTCCCCATGTGTGGGGTAACCAATGGGTACTTTAAAACAGTGGGTGTCTGATGTTTGAATTTAAAGGTATTGTGCGCATTGATATGGCCTAAAGTCCTCCTCTGCCTGCCCTGACACCTTCAGCACCCCTGCACCAGCAAACATCAGCACAGCTTACTACATGTGCGGTTCTCTGAAGAAGGGGTTTAGTGGAGGTTGAGAAAGGGCCTCAGTTTCATGTTTGTGTCCACTTGAGCAGGACAGCACATTTGTGGCTCACATTGTATTTCCAGGTGACAGTGCTGGGGTGGACAACTCTTTTCAGACATTGTCctgtaaagggaaagaaaactatgGCGAGGTAACTAGAGGGAGAAGTGGGATGGAGAGAGTTTGTTCGTAACTTATGGTtagcaaaggggaaggggggtgggggagggataagttaggagttgggcattagcagatacaaactgctataaataaaatagataaacaacaagagaactatattcaacatcttataataaaccataatggaaaagaatatgaaaaaagataatGCATTTGGAATTAATTATTGTTTATCTTATATTATATATGTGGATAAATATGTTTCTATACACATGAAtacataatattcttttaaaaatgagtttgtttttaatttaataacttttCTTCATAGGGTGAATTGtggggatgaaatgagataaagcaCAAAATAAGCTTAGAATAATACTTTGCACATAGTAAGTCCTCAATGTGTTCACTATCATGATTGCTTctctggaggggaggagaggaggaggaagaggaaagatcCAGGGTGTCTTACTTTTTGTGTGTCCTCTGAAGCATCAGCAAATCCCGCGTTTGGTCCACCAGCTGGTGCAAGATGGCTGACCTCTTGCGGTTAGCAGCTGCCTCCATCTGGTGCTTCATGTAATTCTGTTCTCTCTTTCGCTTTTCCACCATCGGCTCACCTTCCTCGTTACCAAAGATGGGCTCAGAAGAGTCAGGCTCAAACACGGGCAGCTGGGGGCGTTTGTTCTTTATCTGAAGCAGGGACACCCATAATGCAGATGATAATTATACCAGGGAATAGACTTAATGCACAAGGCCGTAGCATAGTAAAAACCAGCACCTCAGAGGAAAGAACAAGGGCCTCAGAACCACCAAATGGATAACACGTAAGAGTATTCGTAACATTACAGGATTTATACATAGTTTTAGAATGCTATTGAAACCCTGCAAAAGTTTAAAGGAATAATTGGCCCTTTACCTGTGCATCCAAAGCTCTCTTGTAACACTGTGTTTCTTCCATCTTATCTTGTATATATTTGGCTCTTAGCGCAGCAAGTCTGGCAGTTATGAATAAGAGAAGGTGGGACCACAGTTTGTTATAGAGTGTTTAGTAATACAGATTAACATCAACAAAACATGTTTAATACATATTAATAGGAAGAAGAGCCTGATGAAAAGTGATATTTCCTTCTAGGAActttcattttaagaaagaaaagagtaattCAAATCCATAGGCTAGTGGACAATGTGTTGGACAGGGATGGATGGGCAGGTATAAGCAAGTGACCAACCATATAGTCCAAACGCACTACCATTAAGACAggcacccctcctccccccatgCTTAAAAAAATCTAGATAGGGAAGCAGGAAGTGTCTACGCGTGCAATACAATGACTCATCATAAGATTCCTTTTTAAGAAGAGTGGGCTTTCCTATTATAAAATGAATCTATTATATGCAACCTCCACATGATCTGTAAAGTGAATATAATGGAACATATGCATCTTATGGAAATAGTTTTTGGTCACAGAAACTAAATACTTATTTGTTTTAGGAGTTTCTCTCACACCACAGTAGCCTCCTTAATTGCTCTCCTGACCTCAGTAGCAGAAGTATGGCCCACTTAGGCATGTTTGAACTCTGCAGCTTTGACCCTATCCCAGGCCTCAGATAACCCAAGCAGGACCAATCAGATTCTCTTTCCTGAAAATTTGGAATTGAGACTGAAATTCATCCAACTGTGAGCTGGAATACAAACAATGTCAGCTAAGGAGCTGGGGTGTGAGCAGACAGAAAGCTTTTTTAATATGGGTTTTAGTTCCTGGTTCCAGTCTTCCTGGGTCCCCCATACATTCCTGCCCTCAGGTTCCATAGGACACCCTTCATACTTATAATACAACTCAGCTTTGCCTTGAGGTTACCTGGGAATAGCTGGGAATGAAGCCTGCTCAAGACAAGTCCCTTCCTCCATCTACCAAGATTAGTGatcacaaaacaatacaaaatgatACTCTGTAATTAAAATGATTATAGACAGCAATCATTACTCTAATGATAGTTATAATAATGCTGGCTCTTCCATGTTTCTAATGAAGTGTTAGGCTGTGGTACTGGCTGCTAGTTGGGTTAGTTTGCTCAGTTGGTTGCAGTTGTGCTAATGAAACTACCAATGCTGATCCAATCCCACATGGAAAGAAGCATCACATGAACATTCTGAATCCATTTTTCAGAGCATGTCTAGCTAGACTCACTCCTCTGTCAGCTGCAATTGTTCCAGGCGGTCCATAAACTCTCTGTTTTGTCTGTGCTTTATGTCCTTTTCCCGTCTGTGATCCATTTGTTTCAGGAGACTTTGGGAATATTGCTCTTGCTTAAAAGCATTCATCTCAGGACTGAGTGGCCGTTTATCAAACAAGAAGGATTTCTAGAATGAAAGAGAAGCAACTCATTTATTCTAGAATACTAAAAAGCAACAAAGAATAAGGGTAATCATTCAGAAGACTAAAATCAATCAGGAAGACGATTAATTTATAATATGTGCCCAGTCCTCAACACATTGACCAGCTAGTGACCCACAGAATCATATGAGTGCGCTAAAGGATGATTCTGAGCAGAACTGACCAAAGCCCCATAACTGAGAGGGAGATGAAAAAGGacttcacagggcttccctggtggcgcagtggttgagggtctgcctgccaatgctggggacgcgggttcgtgccccggtccgggaagatcccacatgccgcggagcggctgggcccgtgagccatggccactgagcctgcgcgtccggagcctgtgctccgcgacgggagaggccacaacagtgagaggcccgcataccgaggACTTCACACAGTAGGTCCTCCGCTAGTACTTACAGCTTGCATACTGAAAGGAGGAGGAATTTTGAGTGAGTGCAGAAGCATATGAGCAGGGACTGCTCAGAAGTGGAAGAGGGAAAATTGAGCTCCTGCTGTGGGTCTAGCCACGCTAGACACTGGGAACCCAGCCGTGATCAAGAACAGAGATCCACAGAGAGCCTCAATCTCATTGAGCCTGCCTGCTGGTGCAAGAGACAGACAGCCGACAAGCAAACCACACACAGATAATTTAAGGTAGTGATAGGTACTATGAAGCCCCTCTCATAGCAAGTGTCCGGGTGGGAATGGGGCTAAACTGGTTATTAGGGAAGGCTTTATTAGGGAGGTGACTGAATCACCTCCACTGCAAATATCAGAGGACCGGTGTCCTATAAAGAAGGATCAGCAAGTGCAAAGACACTAGACGGAAACAAGCAGAAAGAAGGTCTATGTGGCTGAGGCACAGTGAGCAAGGGGAGAGTAGAGCAGGTGAGCTCAAAGACGGAGATAGGCCAAACCAGGAGGACTTGGTAAGTCAAGGTAAGCCGTTTGGATCTTATTTTAATTCAGTGGAAGGCCATTAGAGGCTTTAAACCAGAGAACGATCTGGTTTGGTGAACAGTTTTCAAAGATCACcgtggctgctgtgtggagaacagATTGTGGGAGGGCAAGCAGCGAGCCTGACTAGGGAAGTAGTGCAAAAGTTGggccttctgggacttccctggtggcacagtggttaagactccacgctcccattgcagggggcctgggttcgacccctggttggggaactagatcccacatgcatgccgcaactaagagtccacgtgccacaactaaggagcccacctgtcgcaactaagacccaatgcaactaaataaataaataaataaatatttttttaaaaaaagttgggcCTTCTAATGTGGCTTGGATTAGGGTGGTGACATTGAAGATGGAGAGACATAGAGAGATATTGGATACCTTTTGGAGGTGAAGGCAAGTGGGCTTGCAGATGGTTGGATGTGAGTGACTGAGGAGAAGGAGTCTAGGATCACTTTTAGGTAAGGGGTTCATGCAACTGTCTGGTCGGTGATACCACTTGCTAAAATGGGAAGGCTGGGAgaagaacagtttgagaaggggAATCAAAACTTCTGTTTTGGTCTTTTTCACTTTAAGGTATCTACGGTTATAACAAATGGTCCATATATAATATGGACCATATATCTAtctaagaggagagagagagagagtacctAAAGCTCAAAAGCATggtgcttcctcttcctccttccctattGCCCCTGCCTGGGAGGTTTTGCCTCCATTCGCTTCTTTACCTAAACTCCTGTATGCCAGGAAGTCTTCTCAGATCTCTGGTCTGGGTTAAGTGactctcctctttgctctgttcAAAGATTTATCATAGCATTTAGTATATCACACTCTTGTCTCTTTAAATCTCTTTCCCCCACTATCCTGAGACTTTAGAGAGGGACCTTgtgttattcatctttgtattcctagCCACTAGCAGAGTGGCCAGCACAAAGGAATTCAATGAATGCTTgatgatgaataaagaaaatctattttattagGTGTATGTCCAGAGTGTCACACTGCCTAGATAGTGAGGTGAAAGAAGGAAGATTCAGGCAGAAATAAAGGTAGGCACATCATGATTGGAAACATTAAATCAATGGCAAAACAGGTGGCTCATGTTCCTCTGAAGCtggggttctcaaactttaaggaAACTACAAATCATCTAAGTATCTTATTCATATGTAGATTCTCATTCTGGAGGTCTGAGGTGGCACCCTAGATTCTGCATTTCCAGCAAGCTCCCAGGGGATGCTGGTTCTCTACTTAGATCATCTGATCCTGGGGCAGGAATTTAATATACTGTCCCTATCCCCACCTCTCCCAGGTCCTGGTTGAAAATTACTATCATTAACAAGTGCTCTCATGACTAGTAGGAACTGTATTATGAATGTGAATGGTGTGGAGGCAGATCCTGGACCATTCTTGCCCTGGAGGGAAGCTTCAGCCTTGCACAAGCCTCTTTTTACCtctaccacttaaaaaaatttggcACAATATGGAGAGTGGATCCAAATGCTCACAAGAAGGGCAGGTATCAGCCCTAGAAATTTCAAAAAGACTCTTACGTAAAATTCAGGTTTCTCATTCTTGTGGATTCTTATGGCTTCAGCAACTCCAAGATTATAGGCAGCATTTTTTTGATTCTGTTCTCTACTAGCCAGACTTTGcatctttgagaaaaaaaaaaatcacagattgaaatagagcttttaaaaatttaattctacTATATTAAAGTAATCCAACCAAGGTAGAAACCTGCCTTTTGGAGGCAATGGTAAAAACTTTCTGATgtgttcatagattttttttttttttttttaaagtgggctTTTGTTTCCCATTCTTGGGCTCCAGGCACCACCTCTACAGGGATCATAAGAAGGAACAGAAGATTTCATAACAGTAAGGCCAGTTATTGACGATCACAGAAATTGGGATAAAGCAAATGCAAAGGTGCCATTCTGTCTTTATTTGAGATAGGCCATGAATTTGAAGGGAAGAGCCCTGACTGAGATTatattttatgagaaataaaaaataaagctatataATCCAGGAATTCCACCTTTAAAACTcagtcttgggaattccctggtggtccagcggttaggacttggCCTTCTCACTGCtaggggcccggattcaatccctagttggggaatgaagatcccacaagctgcacggtcTGGCCAATCAGTCTtcagggggggtggggggaaatcaGCGACACGTACAAACATCAGCTGCATGGATATTCATCTCAGGACTGTTTACTATTAGTGAAAACTTGGACACGACCTAAGTTTTAGTTCAGCAGTAAGTAAATGGTTCAGTATGTTACAGTACAGACACACGATGGAACTTTTTAAATGGTGTTTTATAATCACGTTCCCCTGTCCCATGTTAAACACTCCTTAACCGAGGTGTTGATGTACCTGCTGTTGGAAGAGAGCCTCTTGATCTTTCAACATCTGATACTGCTCTAGGATTCGCTCATCTTCCACCTCTCTCCTCTTCATCTCCTCACTGTAGTACAACGGGGAATTCCGCTGTGCTCGGTGCAAGCATACATAACACATTTCCTGTAACACCAAGTTTTAGGGCAAGTTGATTTGTACCTTTTACCTTTTTGCCTGTGCATTCCCTTCCCAAGCTCTCCAAAGGCTAGGTGTATCAAGAAGTACACTTCATAAAAGGAAGTATTAAAGATATTAGCCAACTGAGATTTTCAGAGAAGACCCCACAAATATTCCAGAGAATTTAATAAACTCTTGCCTGAACAGATGTGTTTATAGCAACTGGAAAGTGGAGATCTCCCAACCCTATTTCTGTGAACTAGTAGATTTTGACTAGTAGGTAGATTTATCACAGTCCAATTATGGGTCCTGAGTACTTGAGCCATACCCATATATTAAAGAAAGAGCAATTCCCAGAATTCTCTCTGAGAAACAGAAGTCAGAAGAAGATTCTGactgggttttgtttctttgaagaCACTGTACCTGTCCTGCCCTATTATGATCCTGGCAAGAAGTGGTTGGAGAAATTTTAGGCATCATTTCGTTGTCATTTTTCAGACCACCCAGAGATCGTAACCTATAAAAAACAATGTAACATTAATTAATGTTAATGTAGTTTGACATCAATTATCATCAATTATTAATGATAATTTTAGAGACAagtataaatataagaaaatgaaaaatatctcagTGGTTTTCTTTAGAGTATCTACATGTATAGAGGTTAAGAACCCAGGCTTTATATCAGATAAACCTGAGTGGGTTCAAAGCCCAGCTTTCTTTATTAGAAGCTGACTGGCATTAGACAAGCTGGGTAATCTTACAAAGTCTCAGTTACCAATTCAGTGAAATTGggataaaatttattcattctccaaaaatttattgagtgtttactatatgTACTGCTCTAAGCATGGGAGAGGTAGTAAagaacaaaatacacacacaaaaagctctGTCCTCATGGAATTGACATGCTGATGGGGGTAGACAGCCAATAAACAAGGTAAATGAGTGAATTCTATAGTCTGTTCAGCCATGCAATGCTGGAGGAATGGAGTATTAAATCATGAATAGAATggctagggaagttttcaccaAAAAGGTGAAATTTGAGCAGATACCTGAAGGCAgtaaaggaataataataatcagaTATCTGATGGAAAAGGGCCTAGCAGAGCAAATGAGCACTAAGGCCTTGAAGTGGGAGCATGCCTGTTCTCAGTATGGCTTGAGGAAGATGAGTTAGTGGGCGAAAAGTAGGAGAGAGGTCAGAGATCAGGCAGGACCTTTACGGCCACAGTAAGGACTTTAGCTTTTACCCTGGGTGCGTGGAGGGTACAGTGTCCAGTATTAGCAAAGCTGTAGAGGACACAGCAGTCCCTCACATTACTGCTACTGGGGAGATAATTTGGTACAATCTTCCTGAGGATAACTGGTAATGTGTATCAAAAGCGTGAAAAATGGGCTCAGCCCTTATCTCTGAAATTTCACTTCTAAGTTTTTATCCTACAGAATACGCAGGTGTGTGCAAAGAATTGTGTGCGAttatatttgttacaatattattcataatataaaaaactaaaaaccatCTAAGTATCCCACAGGAGATGAGCTAAACAAAAGGTTTAATCAATGAGATGATGAGCAACCATTTGTTCatgtttttgaatatttaaagccATAGGGAAATTTTCACCACTTTTTGTTGTGTAGCAAAGGTTCATATGACATGATCtcagttttgtttaaaatgtatcTCTATGTTTcaagtataaatatatgtacatattatatatgcattGAAATGAAGGATGTACACCCATAACGTTACAGAAAGTTTCCTCTATTTAGTGGGGTTATAGGTGATTGTTTTGTATCTCttgctttttctcatttcttccaaAATTTCTGTGATAAAGATGTATTACTTTAGTAATCAGAAAAaatccaaaaaccaaaaaaaaaaaaaaaaacattgtttggTCAACTTCTATAGGAAGCCTTTACTAGGAATCCCTAATAATTACTCCCTCCTCTTTGCAGCCTCTGTACTTTCTTTTGTTATCTTCATCACGTGCATTATTTCTTTAGCCTCAATCTCTCTACAAGACTAAGTTTATGAAAGTTGGTTTATATGTCTTTTATGTCTCATAGCTTTATAGCTTCAGTGTCCAAATAGTGCCCGGCACACAGTGGTGCTCAATGTTTGTTGGATTGAGCTAAATTCCAAAGTACTAGACATTTAATTCTCAATTATCTTCCATAATGAGATTACTCAAAAGAAGTATGCCTAGGGTTTTGAACATGACTTTAGGAATCCACAAAGCACCTAAATTACACATATGATAGCTGATATATTGTGACATTAATAAATTGAAAGTTGACAGCACAGTGAAAGatatatagtagatgctcaatagatACTTATCAGAACCATAAGTTCTGATCTGAGATCTTAAAAAGTATCCTACacaaagggagagaagaaaatagaaatcttcTGATATAAGAAGAAAACAGGACCATCATAAATTGTAATACATTCATTTGCTcaaagaacatttattgagtgccagccACGTTTGGCAAAAATGCTTTCCAATTTGATCTAAATATGAACCTGTGTCACATCATATATCCACACACTCAGAAAACAACACAGGTTTTCCCAAATCCACAAGGAAAGTTAGACATTTCCTCCTCTGTGCTATTTTGTTTCCACCTCTGTCATAGCATTTATCCTACTGAATCATATTGTTTCCACCTCTGTCATAGCATTTAACCTACTGAATCATAATTTATCACTCTGGCTTTCCCACAGATTGTGAACCCTGGTCGTCTTGattatccccagcacctagaatgtAGCATCAAGAATAGTGGatgatatgtataactgattcactttgttgtaaaggagaaactaacacactattgtaaaacagttatactcaaataaagatgttaaaaaaaaaaaagaatagtggatgaaggaatgaatcaatgaacacTTATTTAAAATTCCCTGCATCAAGATAGGATTTGAAAATATACTTAGTAAAGTGCAACACAAAAAttacccagggacttccctggtggtccagtggttaagaatccacattccaatgcaggggatgcaggtttgatccctggtcggggaactaagatcccacatgccacggggcaactaaggccatgcaccaccactACTAAGCCCAAGCACTctggaacccatgtgccacaattggCACTAGAGGAGCCCACACGCCTCAATAAAgaagaacccacgtgccacaatgaagacccagtgcaggaaagagagagagagagaagggaagagagaaagagagaaagagaaagagagagagagagaaaagaaaagaaagaaagaaagaaagagagagaggaagagagggagggagggagggaggaaggaaggaaggaaggaaggaagaaagaaagaaagaaagaaaatactcagTGCATTACCTTTCAATGTTCGTATTCTTCCCACCACTCCCATTCTGCTCCAATTTGTGCGGGAAACTGACATTTGTTGCTTTGGTGGGGGAGATAGCTTGTCTAATTTGAATTACCGTGGGTGATAAGATCTCTGTAGAATGAATGAAAGTGAGTTTCCTTTCAACTCTACATAGGCAGTTTTTACTtaacacagattttttaaaactcataattTTACTAGGGAAATTCTTCACATAAGATAcactttcttatctttaaaatattgtccCTTGCCCTAGTgtggttaaaatatatatattttttgctgtaTACTTATTACATGCAAAGCTCTGGCTGGGCactttagaaaatacaaagaggCAAGTCTCTGCCCTTAAAGATCTTTCAATAAATACAgttgaagaggaaaaataagatataaacaGAAAACATGAGAGCTGTCATTTGTGGAGGTCTTACCACCTGCCAACAGTACTAAGTGATTTACACACATTATATAAATAGCAACTCAGGACAATGATGCAGAATGTCTAAATCTCAAATAAATGGTGCAATCTCTAATGTTCAGAGAAGAGAGAAGCCACTTCAGAATCCACTGATGAGAGAAGTTTTCATGGAGAAAGTGAGATGTGAAAAGGGTACAAAGAGGAGAGTAGGATTGGGAtagactgtaaaaaaaaaaaaaaaaggaagggaattccagGCAGGAGAAAAAGCGTGAACAGAAGCATGAAGTTGAGGAAGGGCAAGGCATGTTAGAAGAGCATAAATAGACAATTTTGCTCAGAGAAAGAGTCTGTAAGGAACAGTGACAAATGAAGCTAAAGAATGAAAGCATGTGAGTATCATGCTAAAAGTTTGTATGTAATCCTGTAGGCCACATGTCACAAAACCAACATTCACAAGCCAACGTTCacccattgatatatattttgtttggccCAGTTAGCATTTTTGTTTCAATGTAAATTGGTTGCCAAAATTTAACAGCCAGTAGATTTCATATGTCAGGATATCTGCTTCTCTTGAAGAATCAGAAAATGTGCTACCACTTGGCCCACATTTCCACAAATCAATAATCTGCTAGACTACCTTATCAAAGGGTAGTTTGGCAACCCCTGGGGATCCCTAGGATCCTTTCAAAAAGTCTTTGAAGTCCTAAGATTTTCTTCACAttcttcaaccaaaacaacatatcacACCGGATTATATGAAGATGCAGATATCAGAATCCACTATCTTCTATAAAGCCAGATATCAAAGATAGAAAACTACCTCTcttcatttttcataaaaaattattattgatgcTAACATGTCTCCCTATCATGTGACATCCAGCCCAGTTCATGCATTTATGTTAGCTGCCTGGACCTTGTAGGCAGCTGAGTTCTGAGCCGTGCAGAGCCAGCAAAGAGATCACAGTTTAAGCGTCTGAGAGTCATAAAGTGGTTAAAGTGAGATACAAGATTCCAGGAGTAGAAGATGTTTGTTAAAGAGAAGAATACAGTGATTATTCATGAaactaactttatttattttggccattgaAGTTGCTAAGCAGTATGGCTTGGCTCATAAGTAGTAAAGAGTGACAGATTATACCCAGAAATCATCGACCTACCTCGGACACCTTCTTCTTTGTCTGACTGGTCTTTTAACTTGCTCTTCCTTTGTCCATTCTGTCCACCTTCTTCTACAGTGGTCTCCATAGGCAGTTTGTTCCTCATCTCCTTGAGCTCAATCCTAGGAATGAACCAAGATATTTGTCTATAGGTGACTGTGTAAACTCTCAATTCTGAGAAGCAGCCAAGCTTGCTCACTGATTCTGAACGAAATAAGCCTACTTCTCTCAAGGAGGCAAGTGCTTTTATTTACTAAGTACAAATCATGGACTCATTCTCTTTGGGAGCCAACCATGACCCTCCCCCTTTTTATATAGACACATTGCTTTGAAGGCCTggatttaagttttgttttttatatcagCTTGAATTTGTCTTTTCTAGTTCATAGGCCTGAAACAGTGAAAGGTAGTCATTGGATAGCTTGAAGGCAAGGATTCATAGCCTGGTAGGCAGGGTACGCCCAGAAATAAccactcctctcctccctctttctcctccctacTTCTCCATCCTCTCCCCAGGCAAAAGTGAGGGACTTGCAAAGGCAAGGGAGGAAGGGGTTTGTTTAGTTGGTGTGTGTAGTTGTAGATTTTCTTTGGTCTCAGGAACGGAGTGCTGGGTTAGAGTTGGAAAGGAAGGGTGGGGCAGAGGTGGTA is part of the Kogia breviceps isolate mKogBre1 chromosome 7, mKogBre1 haplotype 1, whole genome shotgun sequence genome and harbors:
- the CCDC81 gene encoding coiled-coil domain-containing protein 81 isoform X3; translated protein: MKKEEKRPFEDPANWRLEMLDTIVPSPQDLDRHVLHTLPSLSKEEVSTIWGNVSEFVERQLSLHKGVQIPGLGTFTFTRQKLDVGNNKFILIQRPVFIMVEKLVQIHGLKQNKVYTPGDIPVVPLNFAMISLEGPFNRDMVERCVKEKLLSLSRSISTKQNVEFTFKGIGVLVITGGKVKMRFYKDFLCTMDGSETLARALANRPDTVDSVLSSRKSLGKRPNSMLSFPRIELKEMRNKLPMETTVEEGGQNGQRKSKLKDQSDKEEGVREILSPTVIQIRQAISPTKATNVSFPHKLEQNGSGGKNTNIERLRSLGGLKNDNEMMPKISPTTSCQDHNRAGQEMCYVCLHRAQRNSPLYYSEEMKRREVEDERILEQYQMLKDQEALFQQQMQSLASREQNQKNAAYNLGVAEAIRIHKNEKPEFYKSFLFDKRPLSPEMNAFKQEQYSQSLLKQMDHRREKDIKHRQNREFMDRLEQLQLTEELAALRAKYIQDKMEETQCYKRALDAQIKNKRPQLPVFEPDSSEPIFGNEEGEPMVEKRKREQNYMKHQMEAAANRKRSAILHQLVDQTRDLLMLQRTHKKHVADRNAELEQMNRIYQDLRDDWERSAVMKKQRDLEEKAFERASSKLFLLDQCEKYPRCKQCQRRPSNVGKSNLCPLNNDP
- the CCDC81 gene encoding coiled-coil domain-containing protein 81 isoform X2 — encoded protein: MKKEEKRPFEDPANWRLEMLDTIVPSPQDLDRHVLHTLPSLSKEEVSTIWGNVSEFVERQLSLHKGVQIPGLGTFTFTRQKLDVGNNKFILIQRPVFIMVEKLVQIHGLKQNKVYTPGDIPVVPLNFAMISLEGPFNRDMVERCVKEKLLSLSRSISTKQNVEFTFKGIGVLVITGGKVKMRFYKDFLCTMDGSETLARALANRPDTVDSVLSSRKSLGKRPNSMLSFPRIELKEMRNKLPMETTVEEGGQNGQRKSKLKDQSDKEEGVREILSPTVIQIRQAISPTKATNVSFPHKLEQNGSGGKNTNIERLRSLGGLKNDNEMMPKISPTTSCQDHNRAGQEMCYVCLHRAQRNSPLYYSEEMKRREVEDERILEQYQMLKDQEALFQQQMQSLASREQNQKNAAYNLGVAEAIRIHKNEKPEFYKSFLFDKRPLSPEMNAFKQEQYSQSLLKQMDHRREKDIKHRQNREFMDRLEQLQLTEELAALRAKYIQDKMEETQCYKRALDAQIKNKRPQLPVFEPDSSEPIFGNEEGEPMVEKRKREQNYMKHQMEAAANRKRSAILHQLVDQTRDLLMLQRTHKKHVADRNAELEQMNRIYQDLRDDWERSAVMKKQRDLEEKAFERASSKLFLLDQCEKYPRCKQCQRRPSNVGKSNLCPLNNLLGSHLNNT
- the CCDC81 gene encoding coiled-coil domain-containing protein 81 isoform X5, producing MKKEEKRPFEDPANWRLEMLDTIVPSPQDLDRHVLHTLPSLSKEEVSTIWGNVSEFVERQLSLHKGVQIPGLGTFTFTRQKLDVGNNKFILIQRPVFIMVEKLVQIHGLKQNKVYTPGDIPVVPLNFAMISLEGPFNRDMVERCVKEKLLSLSRSISTKQNVEFTFKGIGVLVITGGKVKMRFYKDFLCTMDGSETLARALANRPDTVDSVLSSRKSLGKRPNSMLSFPRIELKEMRNKLPMETTVEEGGQNGQRKSKLKDQSDKEEGVREILSPTVIQIRQAISPTKATNVSFPHKLEQNGSGGKNTNIERLRSLGGLKNDNEMMPKISPTTSCQDHNRAGQEMCYVCLHRAQRNSPLYYSEEMKRREVEDERILEQYQMLKDQEALFQQQMQSLASREQNQKNAAYNLGVAEAIRIHKNEKPEFYKSFLFDKRPLSPEMNAFKQEQYSQSLLKQMDHRREKDIKHRQNREFMDRLEQLQLTEELAALRAKYIQDKMEETQCYKRALDAQIKNKRPQLPVFEPDSSEPIFGNEEGEPMVEKRKREQNYMKHQMEAAANRKRSAILHQLVDQTRDLLMLQRTHKKHVADRNAELEQMNRIYQDLRDDWERSAVMKKQRDLEEKAFERASSKLFLLDQCEKYPRCKQCQRRPSNVGKSNLCPLNKRGFLLMNWSDI
- the CCDC81 gene encoding coiled-coil domain-containing protein 81 isoform X4, yielding MKKEEKRPFEDPANWRLEMLDTIVPSPQDLDRHVLHTLPSLSKEEVSTIWGNVSEFVERQLSLHKGVQIPGLGTFTFTRQKLDVGNNKFILIQRPVFIMVEKLVQIHGLKQNKVYTPGDIPVVPLNFAMISLEGPFNRDMVERCVKEKLLSLSRSISTKQNVEFTFKGIGVLVITGGKVKMRFYKDFLCTMDGSETLARALANRPDTVDSVLSSRKSLGKRPNSMLSFPRIELKEMRNKLPMETTVEEGGQNGQRKSKLKDQSDKEEGVREILSPTVIQIRQAISPTKATNVSFPHKLEQNGSGGKNTNIERLRSLGGLKNDNEMMPKISPTTSCQDHNRAGQEMCYVCLHRAQRNSPLYYSEEMKRREVEDERILEQYQMLKDQEALFQQQKSFLFDKRPLSPEMNAFKQEQYSQSLLKQMDHRREKDIKHRQNREFMDRLEQLQLTEELAALRAKYIQDKMEETQCYKRALDAQIKNKRPQLPVFEPDSSEPIFGNEEGEPMVEKRKREQNYMKHQMEAAANRKRSAILHQLVDQTRDLLMLQRTHKKHVADRNAELEQMNRIYQDLRDDWERSAVMKKQRDLEEKAFERASSKLFLLDQCEKYPRCKQCQRRPSNVGKSNLCPLNKRGFLLMNWSDI